In the Pseudothauera hydrothermalis genome, one interval contains:
- a CDS encoding OsmC family protein translates to MECKIKWTGAEGMAFVAETGSGHLVTMDGAPEGGGRNLAPRPMELVLAGTGGCTAYDVVLILKRGRHDVRGCEVSLSAERAQTDPKVFTRIRFLYRISGKNLKPEAVARAVQLSAEKYCSASIMLGKTAEITHEWEIIEA, encoded by the coding sequence AGGGAATGGCTTTTGTGGCCGAGACCGGCAGCGGACACTTGGTCACCATGGACGGCGCGCCCGAGGGCGGCGGTCGAAATCTGGCGCCACGTCCAATGGAACTGGTGCTGGCCGGAACCGGCGGTTGCACCGCTTACGACGTGGTTCTGATCCTCAAGCGCGGTCGTCACGACGTGCGCGGATGCGAGGTCAGTTTGAGCGCAGAGCGCGCACAGACCGACCCCAAGGTGTTTACCCGAATCCGGTTTTTGTACCGGATCAGCGGCAAAAATCTCAAACCCGAAGCGGTGGCGCGCGCAGTGCAGCTTTCCGCGGAAAAATACTGCTCCGCATCAATCATGCTTGGCAAGACCGCCGAAATCACCCATGAATGGGAGATCATCGAGGCTTGA
- a CDS encoding CNP1-like family protein — MKRLYLFLRGGLAALACYSASVAAQALVGADADPHWREAEVELPAAPQASALREFFVSSASPNTFFIDERSLSVGEDGVVRYVLIVRTPGGAQNVTFEGIRCKTGQRRIYASGRADGSWSKARDATWVDISNNGYNRPRAALAAEYFCDGPVPPRDRNEALRRLRHAGGTDSPYR, encoded by the coding sequence TTGAAAAGGCTGTATTTGTTCCTTCGTGGGGGCTTGGCGGCCCTTGCCTGTTATTCGGCCTCGGTTGCAGCGCAAGCGCTTGTTGGTGCGGATGCTGACCCGCATTGGCGGGAGGCCGAGGTCGAGCTTCCGGCCGCCCCGCAAGCTTCGGCGCTGCGCGAGTTTTTTGTCTCCAGCGCGTCGCCCAATACGTTTTTCATCGATGAGCGCTCGCTCAGTGTGGGTGAAGACGGTGTGGTGCGTTATGTGCTGATCGTGCGCACCCCGGGGGGTGCGCAGAATGTGACCTTTGAAGGGATACGCTGCAAAACCGGGCAGCGGCGCATCTACGCCAGCGGTCGTGCTGACGGAAGCTGGTCCAAGGCGCGTGACGCCACATGGGTGGACATTTCAAACAACGGCTACAATCGGCCACGTGCTGCGCTTGCGGCAGAGTATTTTTGCGACGGTCCGGTTCCGCCGCGAGATCGCAACGAAGCGTTGCGCCGGCTGCGCCATGCCGGCGGTACTGATTCTCCCTACCGCTGA
- the coq7 gene encoding 2-polyprenyl-3-methyl-6-methoxy-1,4-benzoquinone monooxygenase, with product MIDQVIIQFDRALRTVFAPAHSVRPLPGADLPEAPLSEEEKRHAAALMRINHCGEICAQALYQGQAMMSRDRGTRVALQAASNEETEHLAWTAQRIDELGGRKSLLNPLWYGGALAIGLLAGRFGDGWNLGFLAETERQVEAHLDGHLQSLPAGDARSRAVVKQMREDEKRHADMAVALGAHELPAPVKVAMKLAAKVMTRTAYWV from the coding sequence ATGATCGATCAGGTCATCATCCAATTTGATCGCGCGCTGCGCACGGTATTCGCCCCTGCGCACAGCGTGCGTCCGCTGCCGGGCGCAGACTTGCCCGAGGCGCCGCTGTCGGAGGAAGAAAAGCGCCATGCCGCGGCATTGATGCGTATCAACCACTGTGGCGAAATCTGTGCTCAGGCGCTCTACCAAGGGCAAGCCATGATGTCGCGTGACCGAGGCACCCGCGTTGCTTTGCAGGCGGCCTCCAATGAGGAAACGGAACATCTGGCGTGGACGGCGCAGCGCATCGATGAACTGGGCGGGCGCAAAAGTTTGCTCAACCCACTTTGGTACGGTGGCGCGCTGGCAATCGGATTACTAGCAGGGCGCTTTGGTGATGGATGGAATCTTGGGTTTTTGGCCGAGACCGAACGCCAGGTAGAAGCCCACCTCGATGGACATCTTCAAAGCCTGCCAGCCGGGGACGCCCGTTCCCGAGCGGTCGTCAAACAAATGCGAGAAGACGAAAAACGCCACGCGGACATGGCGGTGGCGCTTGGCGCGCATGAGCTTCCCGCCCCGGTCAAAGTCGCAATGAAGCTCGCTGCAAAGGTGATGACCCGAACCGCGTATTGGGTCTGA